The proteins below come from a single Nocardiopsis gilva YIM 90087 genomic window:
- a CDS encoding winged helix-turn-helix domain-containing protein, with the protein MRYAQGGGLTAQGRARREQVRLEAARRFGQGASRAEVARELRVTPTTASRWYKAWKNGGSAALASKGPAARPRLDDGQTQRLELELGRGPLAHGWADQRWTLARIRDLIRRLFDIDYTVPGVWYLMDRLGWSAQKPARQAIERDPTAVEVWKKDVGPSANRPRRPRAPGSSSKANPGTT; encoded by the coding sequence ATGAGGTATGCGCAGGGCGGAGGACTGACCGCCCAGGGGCGAGCACGCCGCGAGCAGGTCCGGCTCGAGGCCGCCCGGCGGTTCGGCCAGGGCGCCAGCCGCGCCGAGGTCGCCCGCGAGCTGCGCGTCACCCCCACCACCGCGAGCCGCTGGTACAAGGCCTGGAAGAACGGCGGCAGCGCCGCGCTGGCCTCCAAAGGCCCCGCTGCCCGGCCCCGCCTCGACGATGGGCAGACCCAGCGGCTGGAACTCGAACTGGGCCGCGGCCCCCTGGCCCACGGGTGGGCCGACCAGCGCTGGACCCTGGCCCGTATCCGCGACCTCATCCGCCGACTCTTCGACATCGACTACACCGTCCCGGGCGTCTGGTACCTGATGGACCGGCTGGGCTGGTCGGCCCAGAAACCCGCCCGCCAGGCCATCGAGCGCGACCCCACGGCGGTGGAGGTCTGGAAGAAGGACGTCGGGCCGAGCGCAAACAGACCGCGGCGGCCCAGGGCGCCGGGATCGTCTTCGAAGGCGAATCCGGGCACAACCTGA
- a CDS encoding DUF6817 domain-containing protein, producing the protein MEDMQQFVAMLESRGARKIRHPGGDLLAHLTRVAHLLESWGADGDLCVAGLCHACYGTDEFGVDLFDSARRDELTLVIGHRAEALVYVYAACDRKHVFPQLGRQNPVEFRDRFTDTTRLMPTADLNRFMELTAANELDLVRHNTEFKEQHGHGLLDLFTRTRKLLSAAAWRDCQELLET; encoded by the coding sequence ATGGAAGATATGCAGCAATTCGTCGCCATGCTCGAATCCCGTGGTGCGCGGAAAATTCGCCACCCCGGCGGGGACCTGCTCGCCCATCTCACGCGCGTCGCACACCTCCTGGAGAGCTGGGGTGCGGACGGGGACCTGTGCGTGGCCGGGCTCTGTCACGCCTGCTACGGAACCGACGAATTCGGCGTCGACTTGTTCGATTCGGCACGGCGGGATGAGCTCACCCTCGTCATCGGTCATCGGGCGGAAGCACTCGTCTATGTCTACGCCGCGTGCGATCGCAAGCATGTCTTTCCCCAGTTGGGACGGCAGAACCCGGTCGAGTTTCGGGATCGGTTCACGGACACGACGCGGTTGATGCCGACGGCGGACCTGAATCGATTCATGGAACTCACCGCCGCCAATGAGCTGGACCTCGTTCGGCACAACACCGAGTTCAAGGAGCAGCACGGACACGGACTCCTCGATCTGTTCACCCGTACCCGAAAGCTGCTGAGCGCCGCCGCGTGGCGCGACTGCCAGGAGCTGCTGGAAACGTGA
- a CDS encoding transposase, with protein MHCRDAGDQTQGRVGESATPVEPLSVLSRFRAELYTCLTTRPDEVFDLCDALTCAPGPAHHLAQLSLEPEHRRGHGSAYAAVNRGRIDIARLRWSLTALPLPRFHGRVVLAADISPWLRPDAWTSPQRSWCHTYGRGTGQAEMVPGWPYSVIVALEEGSTSWTAPLDIWRLLPGQDATTATAEQVRGLVDRLVAAGHHQSGDADVFCKQNLGWNTPRLRGPEAADRWSWVVMAAYTQLRLARCLAREVRLPWQRPAPPGRMTPARVRRGFRGIHADLHRPAGAPELARPGPGRPAGSRDERPAPRYGVPKKNKTGTKSLAGHKQAGQRTS; from the coding sequence GTGCACTGTCGAGACGCTGGTGACCAAACCCAAGGCCGCGTAGGTGAGTCTGCTACCCCTGTCGAGCCACTGTCGGTATTGTCCCGGTTCCGCGCGGAGCTCTACACCTGCTTGACCACGCGCCCCGACGAAGTGTTCGATCTGTGCGACGCCCTCACCTGCGCCCCCGGCCCCGCCCACCACCTGGCCCAGCTATCCCTGGAGCCCGAGCACCGCCGCGGCCACGGCTCGGCCTACGCCGCCGTCAACCGGGGCCGTATCGATATCGCCCGGCTGCGCTGGAGCCTGACCGCACTGCCGCTGCCCCGCTTCCACGGGCGCGTCGTACTGGCCGCCGACATCAGCCCCTGGCTGCGCCCCGACGCCTGGACCAGCCCGCAGCGCTCCTGGTGCCACACCTACGGGCGGGGCACCGGCCAGGCCGAGATGGTCCCCGGCTGGCCCTATTCGGTGATCGTCGCCTTGGAAGAGGGTTCCACGTCCTGGACCGCGCCCCTGGACATCTGGCGCCTGCTGCCAGGCCAGGACGCGACCACCGCCACCGCCGAGCAGGTCCGCGGCCTGGTCGACCGGCTGGTCGCCGCCGGGCACCACCAAAGCGGCGACGCGGACGTCTTCTGCAAGCAGAACCTGGGGTGGAACACCCCTCGGCTGCGGGGCCCGGAGGCGGCCGACCGGTGGAGCTGGGTCGTGATGGCCGCCTACACCCAGTTGCGCCTTGCCCGGTGCCTTGCCCGCGAGGTGCGGTTGCCCTGGCAACGCCCGGCTCCACCGGGTCGGATGACTCCGGCGCGTGTACGTCGGGGGTTCCGCGGCATCCATGCCGACCTGCACCGGCCCGCCGGTGCGCCGGAACTCGCCCGTCCGGGTCCCGGGCGGCCTGCGGGGAGCAGGGACGAGCGTCCCGCTCCCCGCTACGGGGTCCCGAAGAAGAACAAAACGGGCACTAAGAGCCTCGCTGGACACAAGCAAGCAGGTCAAAGAACAAGCTAG
- a CDS encoding transposase, with product MARTWSPRGKTPLITVKHSNSGRTAVMGLVAYRPGHRPRMMFRTRDQTRPELRRPTRRGFDWTDYRGLLTAAHTALDAPIVVVWDNLNSRKSGAMRHFIEAAPWLTVHHLPAYAPDLNPVEGLWSLVKRGELANLAVTGIDHLARTVRRSLRRLQHRPEVLDGLLAHTGLKLIEQTACDITL from the coding sequence ATCGCGCGCACCTGGTCACCGCGCGGCAAGACCCCGCTGATCACCGTCAAGCACTCCAACTCCGGACGCACCGCGGTGATGGGCCTGGTGGCCTACCGCCCCGGCCACCGGCCGCGGATGATGTTTCGCACCCGCGACCAGACCCGCCCCGAACTCCGCAGGCCCACCCGCCGGGGATTCGACTGGACCGACTACCGCGGCCTGCTCACAGCGGCGCACACGGCACTGGACGCGCCCATCGTTGTGGTCTGGGACAACCTCAACTCCCGCAAGAGCGGCGCGATGCGCCACTTCATCGAGGCCGCGCCGTGGCTGACGGTGCACCACCTGCCGGCCTATGCCCCCGACCTCAACCCGGTGGAGGGCCTGTGGTCGCTGGTCAAACGCGGGGAGCTGGCCAACCTGGCGGTGACCGGTATCGATCACCTCGCCCGGACGGTCCGACGATCCCTGCGCCGCCTGCAGCACCGCCCCGAGGTTCTCGACGGCCTGCTCGCGCACACCGGCCTGAAGCTCATCGAACAGACCGCATGTGACATCACGCTTTAA
- a CDS encoding HalD/BesD family halogenase: MRSPMAALIDLDRYPIDRPDSGPGAALLKETRKTFEDTSLAVFDGFLQPEAVNRVVEETVSGVGERGFRFEGSNKVFLGTGESGAEGHTHTKATLAYDLIATDSPLKALYAWDPLLSFVSAVVGQPVYRSVDPVGAMTVHVHHGGDEQDWHFDVSEYTLVLHLLAPEEGGVLEYVPRSRSSVEQHEEALRGIVEGKHQHLTRELPTAPGALVLHSGRASLHRVTPVHGITPRISATLSYNSTPDGQLNEYTRQLYFGRER, translated from the coding sequence ATGCGATCACCTATGGCGGCACTGATTGACCTCGACCGCTACCCCATCGATCGACCAGACTCCGGGCCGGGAGCGGCACTGTTGAAGGAAACACGCAAAACGTTCGAGGACACGAGCCTGGCCGTATTCGACGGATTCCTGCAGCCAGAAGCGGTCAATCGCGTGGTGGAGGAAACGGTGTCCGGCGTGGGCGAGCGCGGTTTCCGGTTTGAAGGAAGCAACAAGGTCTTCCTCGGTACGGGGGAGAGCGGCGCCGAGGGCCACACGCACACTAAGGCCACGCTCGCCTACGACCTCATCGCCACCGATTCCCCCCTCAAGGCGCTGTACGCCTGGGATCCCCTACTGAGTTTCGTCTCCGCGGTCGTGGGCCAGCCGGTGTACCGCTCGGTGGACCCCGTGGGGGCCATGACAGTCCATGTGCACCACGGGGGTGATGAGCAGGACTGGCACTTCGACGTGTCGGAGTACACGCTCGTGTTGCATTTGCTCGCGCCCGAGGAAGGCGGGGTGCTGGAGTATGTGCCCCGTTCGCGCAGCTCGGTGGAGCAGCACGAGGAGGCGCTGCGCGGCATCGTGGAGGGGAAGCACCAACATCTGACACGCGAGCTGCCCACGGCGCCCGGCGCCCTGGTGCTGCACTCAGGCCGCGCCTCCCTCCACCGCGTTACTCCGGTGCATGGCATTACGCCGCGCATCAGCGCGACGCTGTCGTACAACTCCACTCCCGACGGCCAGCTCAACGAGTACACACGGCAGCTGTACTTCGGGCGGGAGCGGTGA
- a CDS encoding isopenicillin N synthase family dioxygenase — protein MSEHDDGGGRSGGDREEKVEKSTTGIPLLDLRDWHAPESRTDFAERLRAAAHGIGFVQLTGHGVDARRSGELLNLARRFFALPKRERLAVENIHSPHFRGYTAAGRELTGGRMDWRELFDVGRERAPVARDADDPPWLGLTGPNHWPSALPEMRPVFLDLLDELYGVGYSVLCALAAGLGCRESLFEDWFGPESHARLKLLHYPPRPTAEHEQGAGAHKDYGFLSIVIQDGQGGLQVDDGSGGWVDAAPVPGVVIVNFGETLELATGGYVLAGRHRVVSPPPDAERTSIAFFLNPRLDAEITPVPLPPALATEARGQRADPDNPVFTTYGRNEFKGWMRAHPRVARRHYPDHV, from the coding sequence GTGAGCGAGCACGACGATGGCGGCGGGCGTAGCGGGGGAGACCGCGAGGAGAAGGTGGAAAAGAGCACCACTGGGATCCCACTGCTCGACCTGAGGGACTGGCACGCCCCGGAGTCGCGGACGGACTTCGCCGAGCGGCTGCGTGCGGCGGCGCACGGTATCGGATTCGTGCAGCTGACCGGGCACGGCGTAGACGCGCGACGGAGCGGGGAGTTACTGAACCTGGCGCGACGCTTCTTCGCGTTACCGAAGCGGGAGCGCCTGGCGGTGGAGAACATCCATTCGCCGCATTTCCGCGGCTACACCGCCGCGGGACGCGAACTCACCGGTGGACGGATGGACTGGCGTGAGCTGTTCGACGTGGGCCGGGAGCGCGCCCCCGTGGCGAGGGACGCCGACGATCCGCCCTGGTTGGGCTTGACCGGCCCTAACCATTGGCCATCGGCGCTGCCGGAGATGCGGCCAGTATTCCTGGACTTGCTGGACGAGTTGTATGGCGTCGGGTACTCGGTGCTGTGCGCGCTGGCAGCCGGCCTGGGCTGTCGGGAGAGCCTCTTCGAGGACTGGTTCGGTCCGGAGTCCCACGCACGGCTGAAGCTGCTGCACTATCCGCCACGGCCGACCGCCGAGCACGAGCAGGGCGCCGGAGCGCACAAGGACTACGGCTTCCTGTCGATTGTGATCCAGGACGGCCAAGGCGGGCTCCAGGTCGACGACGGGAGCGGGGGCTGGGTGGACGCCGCTCCGGTGCCGGGCGTCGTGATCGTCAACTTCGGTGAAACGCTCGAACTGGCCACCGGTGGATATGTGCTTGCGGGCCGGCACCGTGTGGTCAGTCCTCCACCAGACGCGGAGCGGACGTCGATCGCTTTCTTCCTCAACCCCCGCCTCGATGCCGAGATCACACCGGTGCCGCTTCCGCCCGCGCTGGCCACCGAAGCGCGTGGGCAGCGCGCGGACCCGGACAACCCCGTGTTCACCACTTACGGCCGCAACGAGTTCAAGGGCTGGATGCGCGCCCACCCGCGGGTCGCCCGGAGGCACTATCCCGACCACGTGTAG